The following are from one region of the Penaeus chinensis breed Huanghai No. 1 chromosome 5, ASM1920278v2, whole genome shotgun sequence genome:
- the LOC125025565 gene encoding histone H1.0-like: protein MAPVSKPKKNEVQKEQKKRGRPKVSVMEPASETKEKEVQKTRGRPKGAKTKSTVPSSKIAGVKKSVKTKVAGKRGRPRTKTDAENPVKFVDLVLGAFKALNNSKGSSLQAVKKYLRENEGIDSQKKAIYINKSVRKLTEEGVLRHRVGIGARGTFKVVSA, encoded by the coding sequence ATGGCACCAGTTTCAAAACCAAAGAAGAATGAAGTCCAGAAGGAGCAAAAGAAGCGCGGTCGACCCAAAGTTTCGGTTATGGAGCCTGCTtcagaaacaaaggagaaagaagtacAGAAGACGCGTGGTCGTCCCAAAGGAGCAAAAACCAAGTCTACCGTTCCGTCGTCCAAAATCGCGGGAGTTAAGAAAAGTGTAAAAACGAAGGTCGCTGGGAAACGAGGTCGGCCCAGAACGAAGACGGACGCAGAAAACCCGGTGAAGTTTGTTGACCTTGTCCTCGGAGCCTTCAAGGCTTTAAACAACAGCAAAGGATCGTCTCTTCAGGCAGTCAAGAAATACCTTAGGGAAAATGAAGGGATTGATTCGCAGAAGAAGGCTATTTACATTAACAAGTCTGTACGAAAATTAACGGAAGAAGGGGTATTGCGCCATCGTGTTGGAATTGGGGCCAGAGGAACTTTCAAGGTGGTTTCCGCTTAG